A DNA window from Ignavibacteriales bacterium contains the following coding sequences:
- a CDS encoding M2 family metallopeptidase — protein MSCTKEVKPRVESKDGLYLFLDTLEQRYESACSAMELARWNFATKEAKPDFNSARELLAEIFLDTSIRNIISEWRGRSGSLADKPLARRLELWHRAFLGGSIEYDDEVTSSKINLANKFSKIQIAVNGKNLTGEEVLRFLQTEKNSKKRKIYWQAYLEANSKYLNEYRKTVQLLNTKAQAKGFPSYYSFVLYMDGIDEGKLLKTFAMLKELTCIPSEKITSTNKRKQKSNKTIAPWDAYYFGQTAKQLPEKYFPTDSLATKVYHYFDSTGFNPDSIRILTHSKNNHAKGSCFRVAIPKDIRITFPIKAGQLNYADAFAAYAYGLKAFFTQTDFPILKSYTTVPGTYCSVYNDGIALMMHDLLLDSLWLRTFTKVKEKELKQFYSKRTEPQIVKLIQEMKAFETEYEFFKNPSLDTDSLERVMLEKYYDLSIDSGITTPMEINPTHTDKPGGSYKAIIIKLIAAQLEEALFNKFGSREHTDSLVAAWMIDRLFLSGEKIEWQERMRNATGKSVEPGPYLRKIGIEHSTLLSNNNLK, from the coding sequence ATGTCGTGTACAAAGGAAGTTAAGCCGCGGGTGGAATCTAAAGATGGTTTATATCTTTTTCTCGACACTCTGGAACAGCGATATGAATCTGCGTGTTCAGCAATGGAGTTGGCACGCTGGAACTTTGCGACAAAAGAGGCCAAGCCCGATTTCAATTCCGCCCGCGAGTTGCTTGCAGAAATATTTCTTGATACGAGCATTCGAAATATAATTTCAGAATGGCGCGGCAGATCGGGTTCTCTCGCCGATAAACCGTTGGCGCGCCGACTCGAATTATGGCACCGCGCTTTTCTGGGTGGTAGTATTGAGTATGATGATGAAGTCACATCCTCAAAAATAAATCTCGCCAATAAATTTTCTAAAATTCAAATTGCAGTGAACGGAAAAAATTTGACGGGCGAAGAAGTTCTTAGATTTCTCCAAACCGAGAAGAATTCAAAAAAACGTAAAATTTATTGGCAGGCATATTTAGAGGCAAATTCAAAATACCTAAATGAATACCGAAAAACTGTTCAATTACTAAACACAAAAGCTCAAGCGAAAGGATTTCCGAGCTATTATTCATTCGTTCTATATATGGATGGAATAGACGAGGGAAAGTTGTTAAAAACATTCGCGATGCTCAAAGAATTAACATGCATACCGAGTGAAAAAATCACGTCAACAAACAAAAGAAAGCAAAAGTCAAATAAAACAATCGCACCATGGGATGCTTATTACTTTGGACAAACGGCTAAACAACTTCCAGAAAAATATTTTCCGACAGATTCTCTTGCTACTAAAGTTTATCATTACTTCGACAGCACCGGTTTCAATCCAGACAGCATAAGAATACTAACACATTCGAAGAATAATCACGCGAAAGGTTCCTGCTTCCGTGTTGCGATACCAAAAGATATTCGCATAACATTCCCCATCAAAGCCGGTCAGCTAAATTATGCAGACGCATTTGCGGCATATGCTTACGGATTGAAAGCGTTTTTTACGCAAACCGATTTTCCGATATTAAAATCGTATACAACTGTTCCCGGTACATATTGCTCGGTGTATAACGACGGTATTGCATTGATGATGCATGATCTTCTGCTCGACTCGTTATGGCTGCGAACTTTCACGAAGGTGAAAGAAAAAGAGCTCAAACAATTTTATTCAAAGCGGACAGAGCCGCAAATAGTAAAATTAATCCAAGAGATGAAAGCTTTCGAAACAGAATACGAATTTTTTAAGAATCCTTCCCTCGATACAGATTCTTTGGAACGTGTGATGCTGGAGAAATATTACGACCTCAGCATCGACAGCGGCATAACGACACCGATGGAAATTAACCCGACTCACACCGATAAACCCGGTGGATCATATAAGGCGATAATTATAAAATTAATTGCCGCTCAATTGGAAGAAGCACTTTTTAATAAGTTCGGCTCACGCGAGCACACAGATTCACTTGTTGCCGCATGGATGATAGATCGACTCTTTTTATCCGGTGAAAAAATAGAGTGGCAAGAAAGAATGAGGAACGCTACCGGGAAATCGGTGGAACCCGGCCCGTATTTACGCAAAATCGGAATTGAACATTCAACTTTACTTTCAAACAACAATTTAAAGTAG
- a CDS encoding DUF1330 domain-containing protein, which translates to MSAYVIVDINVKDQVRYEEYKKLAEDTVHAYGGKYIVRGKPVEVLEGDWIPKRLVVLEFPSVTRAKEWWSSAEYAKPKRLRYDTAESKMIVVEGT; encoded by the coding sequence ATGTCGGCTTATGTTATTGTTGATATCAACGTAAAAGACCAGGTCAGGTACGAGGAATACAAAAAATTGGCTGAAGATACAGTTCATGCCTACGGGGGAAAGTATATCGTCCGCGGGAAACCTGTAGAAGTGCTGGAAGGTGATTGGATTCCCAAGCGACTTGTTGTGTTGGAGTTTCCTTCTGTCACTCGGGCAAAAGAATGGTGGTCGTCCGCAGAGTATGCAAAACCCAAAAGACTGAGATATGATACCGCTGAATCTAAAATGATTGTTGTTGAAGGAACATAA
- a CDS encoding adenosine deaminase: MKLTEKFLHSVPKVLLHDHLDGGLRPETIIELAKEIKYKKLPTNDPGELKEWFHRGAQRGSLPLYLEGFAHTTAMMQTPEALERVSYEMMEDMHNDGVVYVETRFAPIFSTNKGLHGDEVVAAVLRGLEKGKKDFGVEFGLIICAMRNMKISQEMAELAVDFRERGVVGFDLAGEEGGFPPKKHVDAFHYIQRENFNITIHAGEGFGKESIWQAIQWCGAHRIGHATRLIEDMKISDDDPTEVVSMGYLAQYVLDKRIPLEMCLTSNVDTGAAKSVEEHPFRTYFRYKFRVTLNTDNRLMSDTSMTREYKLAHDVFKLTLNDLEKITINAMKSSFIPYKKRIEIIYDVIKPGYQKAKLKLKKK; this comes from the coding sequence ATGAAACTTACCGAAAAATTTCTCCACTCTGTTCCAAAAGTTTTGCTTCACGATCATCTCGACGGTGGACTCAGACCTGAAACGATTATAGAGCTTGCTAAAGAGATCAAGTATAAAAAACTTCCAACCAACGACCCCGGTGAATTGAAGGAATGGTTTCACCGCGGTGCTCAGCGCGGAAGTCTTCCTTTATACCTTGAAGGTTTTGCGCATACTACTGCAATGATGCAAACACCCGAGGCTTTGGAACGCGTGTCTTATGAAATGATGGAAGATATGCACAACGACGGGGTTGTGTATGTTGAAACTCGCTTCGCTCCAATTTTCTCCACCAATAAAGGATTGCACGGGGATGAAGTTGTCGCAGCCGTTCTGCGCGGTTTGGAAAAAGGTAAAAAAGATTTTGGCGTAGAATTCGGTTTGATTATATGCGCAATGCGCAATATGAAAATTTCTCAAGAGATGGCTGAACTCGCGGTTGATTTTCGTGAGCGCGGCGTTGTTGGGTTCGATTTAGCCGGTGAAGAGGGCGGATTTCCTCCGAAGAAACATGTTGATGCATTCCACTATATACAGCGCGAGAATTTCAATATTACAATTCATGCCGGCGAAGGTTTCGGCAAAGAATCTATATGGCAGGCAATTCAATGGTGCGGCGCCCACCGCATCGGTCACGCGACAAGGTTGATAGAAGACATGAAAATTTCTGACGACGATCCGACTGAAGTTGTGAGCATGGGATATCTTGCCCAGTATGTGCTCGATAAAAGAATACCGTTGGAGATGTGCTTAACAAGTAACGTTGATACGGGCGCGGCGAAGAGCGTGGAAGAGCATCCGTTCCGAACATACTTCCGTTATAAATTCCGTGTAACATTGAATACCGATAACCGCCTTATGAGCGATACATCGATGACGAGAGAATACAAACTGGCACATGATGTATTTAAATTAACATTGAATGATCTGGAAAAAATCACCATCAACGCGATGAAAAGCTCTTTCATTCCGTACAAGAAACGCATTGAAATCATCTACGACGTCATCAAGCCGGGATACCAGAAAGCAAAATTGAAGTTGAAGAAAAAATAA
- a CDS encoding hybrid sensor histidine kinase/response regulator yields the protein MTQAPKILIVDDEDAFRMLLAATLEDEGFEVATAPDGERALEFINEQTFDMALLDVRMPGIDGMEVLEKIKQNSPTTDCIMLTGFQDIELAVKAIKNGAKDFLGKTQSVDELLIRINNVLRAHRAEAHITEVQQDYTSKLMHDLLSPLHSLQSAIDFLEGGLGGPVTDLQKKVLLEINSMLGNMDALLNDMIDLTMFESGRIDLQKIPTNMDELVPSVCARFKPQLSVKNITLNINIGKNISTITVDPARIEQVTNNILDNAVKYTPEGGSITVSISTIIEEHDSKPVEFIEVSVTDTGNGIPPALLPFVFDKYKEVLTGKSSEKKTTGLGLAICRSIIEAHHGQMTAKSEIGKGSTFSYILPIDVG from the coding sequence ATGACACAGGCACCGAAAATATTGATTGTGGATGATGAAGATGCTTTCCGCATGCTGTTGGCGGCAACACTTGAGGATGAAGGATTCGAAGTAGCGACCGCGCCCGATGGAGAGCGCGCTCTTGAATTTATCAATGAACAAACGTTTGATATGGCATTGCTTGACGTAAGAATGCCGGGTATAGATGGAATGGAAGTGTTAGAAAAAATCAAACAAAATTCGCCAACCACCGATTGCATCATGCTTACCGGTTTTCAAGATATCGAACTGGCGGTCAAAGCTATTAAAAACGGCGCGAAAGATTTTCTTGGAAAAACTCAAAGTGTTGACGAGCTTCTGATTCGCATCAACAACGTATTGCGCGCCCACAGGGCGGAGGCGCACATAACGGAAGTTCAACAAGATTACACTTCAAAGCTGATGCACGATTTGCTTTCTCCACTGCATTCACTTCAATCGGCAATAGACTTTTTGGAAGGGGGGCTCGGCGGCCCCGTTACCGATCTTCAGAAAAAAGTTTTATTGGAAATAAATTCCATGCTCGGAAATATGGATGCCTTGCTGAACGATATGATCGATCTGACAATGTTCGAATCGGGGAGAATCGATCTGCAAAAAATTCCAACCAATATGGATGAGCTGGTTCCATCGGTATGTGCTCGTTTCAAGCCGCAGTTATCGGTTAAAAATATCACCTTAAATATAAACATCGGGAAAAATATTTCAACTATCACCGTTGATCCGGCGAGGATCGAGCAGGTTACAAATAACATTCTCGACAATGCGGTTAAGTACACTCCCGAAGGTGGAAGCATTACAGTTTCAATTTCAACTATTATTGAAGAACATGATAGCAAACCTGTCGAGTTTATTGAAGTTTCAGTGACCGATACAGGAAATGGGATTCCTCCGGCACTATTACCTTTTGTTTTTGATAAATATAAAGAAGTGCTCACCGGTAAATCGTCGGAAAAGAAGACAACAGGATTGGGTCTGGCTATCTGCCGCAGTATTATTGAAGCTCACCACGGACAGATGACGGCGAAATCAGAGATCGGAAAAGGAAGCACCTTCAGCTATATTCTTCCTATCGATGTGGGGTGA
- a CDS encoding carboxypeptidase-like regulatory domain-containing protein, with protein MKKRFKRSLLISSSILLLIQLSASQDIYTIRGIVTDASNNDYLAAANIRLLGTSKGTITNVQGRYSLSIGAGTHTLVFSYLAYQPETLAINLTESVVKDIQLKPSPIQLPEFLVLAEDPAIEIIRKAIANKRSWMDKLKSYKFDAFSRQVIRRDTAIASITESYSTGYMLIGDTLREVVKQKRQTENIPGTENFAAVHRIINFNDDEIKLFNVGVNRKSTSFTFVGPTAPDALDYYDYKLMGTSVVNGFEIYKIRMIPKSRLRPLFDGIITIAEGTYAVMGVDVKPNETFTFPFVKDIDLRYKQQFGLFDSLFWMPIDNRISGGLSVSIVGITMPRFGIEATSSIYDYKINITIPDTVLKKPRLAVDSSSIKFDSTFWAQNEVLPLTADEQKAYKSLDSTQTLDKQFKPSGPLMALSDDGVGGILNYLDVRFNRVEGFFFGGRYEMDTVTNFLSLNGSGGYGFSDKRFKYEVGTTIFLSKDRKLKAGGSYYYKLDNVPDDGYFGSFAITLMSLIDKNDYRDYFLTKGWNAFIEYEPRRTLSGTISFLNEKQSSMINSVTRGLFSSQKSFRLNPPIAEGNFRSLQFDFRFGDSPAPLDLVPRDAIELRIEHSSSKLLKSDFNFTRYRVDVDFNLPTYAQSLLFPPSLKFRVSGGISNGTLPQQRLFVLDSRASGVAPFGVLRGSGIKEFRGDRFLKFNIEHNFRSTPFLAMDIPYFYRNGIEIILHGSFAQTWLANATTSNGWYSEMGIGVSKIFDILRADFTYRMKEPKQFYFTLSVANIF; from the coding sequence ATGAAAAAAAGATTTAAGCGTTCCTTACTGATTTCGTCTTCAATTTTATTACTCATTCAATTATCGGCCAGTCAGGATATTTACACTATTCGCGGAATTGTAACCGATGCTTCAAATAACGATTATCTGGCTGCCGCGAACATACGTCTGCTTGGAACATCAAAAGGAACAATCACAAACGTTCAGGGCAGATACAGTCTATCGATTGGAGCGGGTACACACACCCTGGTATTCAGCTACCTCGCCTATCAACCCGAAACTTTAGCGATAAATTTAACAGAATCGGTTGTGAAAGATATACAACTAAAGCCATCGCCTATTCAATTGCCTGAATTTTTAGTGCTTGCTGAAGATCCTGCAATCGAGATAATAAGGAAAGCTATCGCAAATAAGCGATCGTGGATGGATAAACTTAAGTCGTACAAATTCGACGCATTCTCACGTCAGGTTATCAGGCGTGACACAGCGATCGCGAGCATCACCGAATCGTACTCAACAGGTTATATGCTGATCGGCGATACACTTCGCGAAGTGGTAAAACAGAAAAGGCAAACCGAAAATATACCCGGCACGGAAAACTTTGCCGCAGTTCACCGGATTATCAACTTCAACGATGACGAGATTAAATTATTTAACGTCGGTGTAAATAGAAAGTCAACCTCTTTTACTTTCGTCGGTCCAACAGCACCGGATGCACTCGATTATTATGATTATAAACTGATGGGCACGTCTGTTGTAAACGGTTTTGAGATTTATAAAATTAGAATGATACCGAAGTCCCGTCTTCGTCCCCTCTTTGATGGGATTATTACAATTGCCGAAGGAACTTATGCGGTAATGGGTGTAGATGTGAAACCGAACGAGACATTCACTTTTCCTTTCGTGAAAGATATCGACCTGCGTTATAAACAACAATTCGGATTGTTCGACAGTTTATTCTGGATGCCCATAGATAATCGGATCAGCGGCGGATTGAGTGTCAGCATTGTTGGCATCACCATGCCGAGATTCGGGATTGAAGCAACATCTTCAATTTACGATTACAAAATAAACATCACAATACCAGATACCGTTTTGAAAAAACCTCGGCTTGCAGTTGATTCGTCATCGATAAAATTTGATTCGACATTTTGGGCGCAAAACGAAGTTCTTCCGTTAACAGCGGATGAACAAAAAGCTTACAAATCGCTCGACAGCACTCAAACTCTTGATAAACAATTTAAACCCTCCGGACCGCTTATGGCATTATCGGATGATGGTGTGGGCGGAATATTGAACTACCTTGATGTGCGATTCAACCGGGTTGAAGGATTTTTCTTCGGGGGACGATACGAAATGGATACTGTCACGAATTTTCTCTCCCTAAATGGTTCCGGTGGTTATGGTTTTTCAGACAAACGATTTAAATATGAAGTTGGAACTACGATATTTTTATCGAAAGACCGAAAATTAAAAGCAGGCGGTTCGTACTATTACAAACTCGACAATGTCCCCGACGACGGATATTTTGGCTCGTTCGCTATAACACTTATGTCGCTGATAGATAAGAACGACTACCGTGATTATTTTCTGACAAAAGGATGGAATGCGTTTATTGAATATGAACCACGGCGGACACTTAGCGGGACAATAAGTTTTTTAAATGAAAAACAATCATCGATGATAAATAGTGTAACGCGGGGCTTATTTTCATCTCAAAAATCTTTCCGACTTAATCCGCCTATTGCTGAGGGTAATTTCAGATCGTTGCAATTCGATTTTCGGTTCGGCGATTCACCTGCTCCCCTCGATCTCGTACCGCGCGATGCTATCGAATTAAGAATTGAACATTCTTCATCGAAATTATTGAAGAGTGATTTTAATTTCACACGATATCGCGTTGACGTTGATTTCAATTTACCTACTTACGCACAGAGTTTACTTTTTCCGCCTTCTTTGAAATTTCGGGTTAGCGGCGGTATCAGTAACGGAACGTTGCCTCAGCAAAGGTTATTTGTCCTCGATTCACGCGCCAGCGGTGTCGCTCCATTCGGTGTTTTGAGGGGAAGCGGTATAAAAGAATTCCGCGGAGATCGCTTCTTAAAATTTAATATCGAGCATAATTTCCGCAGTACACCGTTTCTCGCTATGGATATACCGTATTTTTATCGCAACGGGATAGAGATCATTTTACACGGTTCATTTGCGCAAACCTGGCTCGCGAATGCTACGACATCGAACGGATGGTATTCTGAGATGGGAATCGGAGTAAGTAAAATTTTCGACATACTTCGCGCCGATTTTACTTATCGAATGAAGGAACCAAAACAGTTTTACTTCACGCTGAGCGTGGCTAACATCTTTTAG
- a CDS encoding DUF3575 domain-containing protein yields MKYILVVLILSILATQISIAQDDSLCTVIPNEVSFGIGTVHSFEKSLFNLQYDVAGRTNLGIHLGYLRHFSEQWAIGINMYGYFKTIDDIWIVNGGNTSKSSMDFTFLNLAVEGKYFLLRQLVESYLLIQISYSSGSLEHKELGKLNLNGISAGIGGGVGYPIIESIVVSAEAIISAGTAQWKEQPFLNSDGKSFNPFLIAGFVKIAYRFE; encoded by the coding sequence ATGAAATATATTTTGGTTGTTCTAATACTGTCCATTCTGGCAACACAAATCAGTATCGCACAAGATGATAGCTTATGTACGGTTATTCCCAATGAAGTTTCATTCGGTATCGGGACCGTGCACTCGTTTGAAAAATCTTTGTTCAATCTTCAATATGATGTTGCGGGTAGAACAAACCTCGGTATTCACCTTGGATATCTCCGGCATTTTTCAGAACAATGGGCGATAGGCATAAACATGTACGGCTATTTTAAAACCATCGACGATATTTGGATCGTCAATGGAGGCAATACTTCAAAATCATCTATGGATTTTACATTTCTCAATCTTGCTGTTGAGGGAAAATACTTTTTATTACGCCAACTGGTTGAGTCGTATTTACTGATTCAAATTTCATATTCGAGCGGATCGCTTGAGCATAAAGAGTTGGGGAAACTCAATCTCAACGGTATCAGCGCGGGCATTGGCGGAGGTGTCGGATACCCGATCATTGAATCCATCGTTGTTTCGGCTGAAGCGATCATCTCTGCAGGAACCGCACAGTGGAAAGAACAGCCGTTTTTGAATTCGGACGGAAAGTCGTTCAATCCTTTTCTTATTGCCGGTTTTGTGAAAATTGCTTATCGATTTGAGTGA
- a CDS encoding isoaspartyl peptidase/L-asparaginase, with the protein MISIIVHGGAWDIPDNAVESHHKGVEQALEVGWRILTSGGSAIDAVEQAVRAMENDETFDAGYGSHLNQLGVVELDASIMDGKTIRCGAVAAVHHIRNPITVARKIMDESEHILLVGNGAEQYAKEHGIAICESAELVTKRERDRWESLRTKKEFKTKDTFQKLKISSDTVGVVALDQFGNICTGTSTGGTPNKYPGRVGDSPLIGCGTYADNEVGGVSTTGWGEAMIKVVMAKTVIDLMEINGGDAQDAAEKGIEILHRKADGFGGVIALNKNGGFGISFNTPRMARAYMNTDMNKPFIAV; encoded by the coding sequence ATGATATCAATTATTGTACATGGCGGGGCGTGGGATATTCCGGATAACGCGGTCGAATCGCACCATAAAGGTGTTGAACAGGCGCTTGAGGTTGGATGGAGAATTCTTACATCGGGCGGCAGCGCTATTGATGCTGTTGAACAAGCCGTAAGAGCCATGGAGAATGACGAAACATTCGACGCGGGATACGGTTCACATCTAAACCAATTAGGAGTGGTAGAACTTGATGCAAGTATCATGGACGGCAAAACAATCCGATGCGGTGCGGTTGCGGCAGTCCATCATATTAGAAATCCTATTACAGTCGCCCGTAAGATTATGGATGAGAGCGAGCATATACTTCTTGTTGGAAACGGTGCTGAACAATATGCTAAGGAACACGGTATTGCTATTTGTGAATCTGCAGAACTTGTAACGAAACGAGAGCGGGATCGATGGGAATCGCTACGGACCAAAAAAGAATTCAAGACTAAAGACACTTTTCAAAAATTAAAAATATCTTCCGATACGGTTGGTGTTGTTGCACTCGACCAATTCGGGAATATCTGCACCGGAACATCTACGGGTGGAACACCGAACAAATATCCTGGTCGCGTGGGTGACTCTCCTCTCATCGGCTGCGGCACTTATGCCGATAACGAAGTTGGCGGTGTATCTACAACAGGATGGGGCGAAGCGATGATCAAAGTTGTAATGGCTAAAACCGTAATCGACCTGATGGAAATCAACGGCGGTGATGCTCAGGATGCTGCAGAAAAGGGAATAGAAATACTTCATCGCAAAGCCGACGGTTTCGGAGGTGTAATAGCGTTGAATAAAAACGGCGGTTTCGGGATATCTTTTAACACACCAAGAATGGCAAGAGCTTATATGAACACCGATATGAACAAACCATTCATTGCCGTATGA
- the trxA gene encoding thioredoxin — translation MSKNILTATDDNFQLEVLKSDIPVLVDFWAPWCGPCRMIAPVVEEISDEYAGKLKVAKLNTDENMDTALNYSIRSIPTIGIFVNGKMVDSIIGAVPKKTLKSKIDQYILQVSIN, via the coding sequence ATGAGTAAAAATATTTTAACAGCAACAGATGATAATTTTCAACTCGAAGTGCTTAAATCAGATATACCGGTTTTAGTCGATTTCTGGGCGCCTTGGTGCGGACCGTGCCGGATGATCGCTCCTGTAGTGGAAGAAATATCTGATGAGTATGCGGGTAAGTTAAAAGTTGCAAAGCTAAACACGGATGAAAATATGGATACCGCACTCAATTATAGCATCAGAAGTATTCCTACAATAGGAATTTTTGTCAATGGCAAAATGGTCGATTCCATAATAGGTGCTGTTCCAAAGAAAACGCTGAAAAGTAAAATCGATCAATACATATTGCAAGTCAGCATAAATTGA
- a CDS encoding DUF1858 domain-containing protein, with protein MITKDISIEDLVRNKPDSVRYLMENGIKCLACGEPIWGTLESTAKEKGFSDSEIQRFVEEINLLNKVDTAKF; from the coding sequence ATGATTACAAAAGATATCTCTATCGAAGATTTAGTCCGCAACAAGCCCGACTCGGTCCGTTACTTGATGGAAAACGGAATAAAATGCCTCGCTTGCGGTGAACCAATTTGGGGAACGCTTGAAAGCACCGCGAAAGAAAAAGGATTTTCCGATTCCGAGATTCAGCGATTTGTGGAAGAGATTAATTTGTTGAACAAGGTTGATACCGCTAAATTCTAA
- a CDS encoding zinc ribbon domain-containing protein, whose protein sequence is MPVYDYRCTDCNKTYDVYHKTQEVKDDIVCPSCGSSNHKKLMSVTQMSMGSDSGSSCSDGSCGPYTGGGCAGGMCGLN, encoded by the coding sequence ATGCCAGTATACGATTACAGATGCACAGATTGCAACAAGACATACGATGTCTATCATAAAACTCAGGAAGTGAAAGATGATATTGTCTGCCCGTCATGCGGATCATCGAATCATAAGAAATTGATGTCGGTTACTCAGATGTCGATGGGTTCTGATTCCGGTTCAAGTTGTTCAGACGGATCATGCGGACCATACACCGGCGGAGGTTGTGCCGGTGGTATGTGCGGATTGAACTGA
- the xdhA gene encoding xanthine dehydrogenase small subunit: protein MRSTISFILDGRITDLDLKNSKTFSPTSTILNFLRSLPTHKGVKEGCAEGDCGACTVVLAELVGNKLTYRAVDSCLMFLPMIHGKQLITVENLKTLDGKLHPVQQAMVDAYGSQCGFCTPGIIMTMFALYKNHQHPTREQIDNALTGNLCRCTGYRPIVEAAEKSCVHNRVDHFTDDEQQIVELLKSISKESIHVQAGEQKYFRPASLGEAISLKHQHSEAIIINGATDIALRVTKNHELLKEIIDLSGIEELKVITKTDSSIEISAGVSLNDILSPIEKDFQALHEILKVFGSHQIRNLATLGGNLGSASPIGDTLPVLMAYDANVVVESLNSRRMLPLHEYITGYRKTVRKPDEIITSIIIPKLTNGSIVKSYKVSKRKDLDISTLSACFKIGLDGNIVKSVILAYGGMAERTKRASIVEQFLLGKEWERKTLEQAMQLIEKDFTPISDARGSAEFRLKAAQNLLLKFFIETKGTN from the coding sequence ATGCGTTCTACAATTTCATTTATTCTTGATGGAAGGATCACTGATCTTGATCTCAAGAATTCCAAAACATTTTCTCCTACATCAACCATTTTAAATTTTCTTAGAAGTTTACCCACGCATAAAGGTGTCAAAGAGGGATGCGCCGAAGGCGATTGCGGTGCGTGTACGGTGGTTCTGGCAGAACTTGTCGGTAATAAACTTACTTACCGAGCAGTCGATTCTTGTCTGATGTTTCTGCCAATGATACACGGGAAGCAATTAATAACAGTTGAGAACCTGAAAACCTTAGATGGCAAACTCCATCCGGTTCAGCAAGCGATGGTTGATGCGTACGGTAGTCAATGTGGATTCTGTACGCCCGGAATAATAATGACGATGTTTGCGCTCTATAAAAATCATCAGCATCCGACCCGCGAACAAATTGATAACGCGTTAACCGGTAATCTTTGTCGATGTACCGGATACAGGCCGATTGTTGAAGCGGCAGAAAAATCATGTGTTCATAATCGTGTTGATCATTTTACTGATGATGAACAGCAAATCGTAGAACTTCTAAAATCGATTTCTAAAGAGTCGATTCATGTTCAAGCAGGTGAACAAAAATATTTCCGTCCTGCAAGTTTGGGCGAAGCAATTTCACTAAAGCATCAACATTCCGAAGCAATCATAATTAATGGTGCGACAGATATTGCCTTGCGCGTTACGAAGAATCATGAATTGTTGAAAGAAATTATAGACCTTTCCGGCATCGAAGAACTAAAAGTAATTACTAAAACCGATTCATCGATAGAAATAAGCGCCGGTGTATCGCTGAATGATATTCTCTCGCCGATTGAAAAAGATTTTCAAGCGTTACACGAAATACTAAAAGTTTTCGGTTCACATCAAATCAGAAATCTTGCCACGCTTGGCGGTAATCTTGGGAGTGCTTCACCGATAGGGGACACACTTCCGGTTTTGATGGCTTACGATGCAAATGTTGTTGTTGAAAGTTTGAACAGCAGGCGAATGCTACCGCTTCACGAGTATATAACCGGATACAGAAAAACAGTCCGCAAGCCAGATGAAATTATCACTTCTATTATAATACCGAAGTTAACCAACGGCTCAATAGTAAAATCTTACAAGGTATCTAAACGTAAGGATTTAGACATATCAACGCTCAGCGCATGTTTCAAGATTGGCCTTGACGGTAATATTGTGAAGTCGGTGATTCTCGCTTATGGTGGAATGGCAGAGCGGACTAAACGTGCGTCCATAGTTGAACAATTTCTTCTCGGTAAAGAGTGGGAAAGAAAAACCTTAGAACAAGCGATGCAATTGATTGAAAAAGATTTTACTCCGATCTCTGATGCACGCGGCAGTGCGGAGTTCAGATTGAAAGCTGCTCAGAATTTGTTGTTGAAATTTTTTATCGAAACAAAAGGAACAAATTAA